CTTTCTTAAATCTGTTGAGCTGAATCTCCATAGTCAAAGTGGGGTGAAACTGGAGAAGCAGAGAAATGGCCCGGTGCATGCAGCAGTAAGTTGCACCCACCCAAGCAACCTTTCTAGTCTACACTGGCCCTTCCTGAAGCTGCCTTCCTCTAGGAAAAGTGGCCTTTGGGCAATATCATGATGAGATGCAACTAGTACATGTCACTAACATATAAATTCCATCCTTTTAAAAAGTAGCATCCCTTTCTATCGTTTTGTCCAAATACAGAAACCATTGACCAAGATCAAACAAAGCGAGTTGTGGGGAGAACCCGACAATATCAGTgtagttttaaaaatgtgtcttcatCATATTTGATCAATATCTAATATATGCTGAACAGTAATATaataggcatttttaaaaaaattcctgaaGTCACAAGGGAGCAGGAAGACGACAGGAGAGTTGATGTATTaatcccctgcccccaccgcaAAACTAGCCCCTGGATAAGTGCTCTGTTTCTGGAGTTGTTGCACAGCAGGGCAGTGcaaagacttttctttttaaaagttaacaaAATGGCATAGGCATTGGCAGGGGAAGGAATTCTATTGCTTATCATCAATGTTGCCACTTGTTATGATAATTACTGCCTGTAGTATGTGTATGGCTGCATTGCACAAGTCAGTGCTGTAGCAATAAAGGAGCTGTCTGGGGAAAGAACTGTATTTTCCCAGGCACAAAATACATAGAGCTCCCACTGCTAGGAAAATGCTGAATTCCCATGACAAAAGTGCAGTTTTAAGAAAAGATGTCAGGACTGTTTGCTGCCAACAAGTACCTACTGTGCATTTATTACACAAAACAAATTGATCACCATGAAAGGCCCTTAAGCTCCTTGTTCTCGGTGACAGTAGGCAGTTCTCCATGTTCCCTACTGGATAGGAGTTTCCACTAGATTTATAAGAGAGAATTCTTATCGTTCtcaatattttcttttttacatGGGAATAGTGAGTGAGAAGATTTTTTGCCTCTCAGCAAGAGTGGCCCATTGTCTCCCTCCCCATGAGGAGTAACCTCATTGTACCCCCCCTCCATTTACAAGCATCCTAAACTGTCCATTCAATTTTCTTTTGCCAATATTTTGTTTCccatcttctcttccccccctcttcTAGGAAGAAGCTCGTGATGGCTCCAGCCACCTGGCTTTGCTGACAGACACCCGCAATAAGCTTGACAGTTCTAGTCTGCATCAGAATTCATCCCCTTCTGGAAGAGCTGAGAATAGTTTGGGGAAGAAACCTGATATTTGGGGAGTGGAGTCCTTTGCTCCAAAACTCTGGAGCACCGAAGGCATGGGAGATTCCTACACGGCCACTTTCCCCAATGGGAATGGACTGATGTCTCCCTCAACAAGCCCTCAAGCTTCCACCACTTACAGCAATGACTACAGTCCCTTCTCTCACTCTTTCCCAGCCTCCCCCACATCTCAAGATCCATCATCCCTGCTGGTGTCCAAGGGGCATCCATCCCCTGATTGTCTCCCCAGTGTCTACACCTCCTTGGACATGGCACACCCTTATGGCTCTTGGTACAAAGCTGGCATCCATCCGGGCATCTCCACGAGCTCTAGCAACCCCACCGCTTCCTGGTGGGACATGCACTCCAATAGCAACTGGCTGAGCTCTCAGCCCCAGTCAGACGGACTCCAGAGCTCCCTGCAGTCCATGCCTAGCCAGGCTCCCATCAGCCCCCAGCTGCCCAGTTACACATCTGATTTCACCACTTTGAACCCTGCTCCATACCCTGCTGTGGGCATCACTTCCTCTTCACACCTCCTCCCTTCAGGCCAACACGTGTTGCCCCAAGAGATGTACAAGCCCAAGCCAGTGGCCAACAACTCCCTGATGGAAGGTGGGATTGGACTGAAGTCTGGAAGAGGCAGCTCGTTTGGGAGCACAGCAGGCCGGTCGACCTGCGATTGTCCCAACTGCCAGGAGCTGGAACGGCTTGGGGCCTCAGCAGCCAGTCTGAGGAAGAAGCCCATCCACAGCTGCCATATCCCAGGCTGCGGGAAGGTGTATGGGAAGGCCTCACACCTCAAGGCCCATCTGCGGTGGCACACTGGGGAACGCCCCTTTGTCTGCAACTGGCTTTTCTGCGGCAAGCGTTTCACCCGCTCGGACGAGCTGGAGCGCCACGTCCGCACCCACACCCGGGAGAAGAAATTCACTTGCTTGCTCTGCAACAAGCGCTTCACCCGTAGCGACCACCTCAGCAAGCACCAGAAGACCCACAACGAGATGGGGGTGAGCAAGCCCCCTGAGGGCGAAGCTGAACGGGAGGAGGCTTCCACTGTGGCCAGCTCTCCCAACACCACTATGCAGGATGGCCTACCTGGAGAGGAGAAAGACGCCACCAGCCCAGAGCAGAGCAATCTGCTAGAAATCTAGGCTAGGCCTTGAGTGTCTGCTCCACCTGCCGTTCTTCATGCCACCGCCACCCTTTTAAAATGCATcttgtttaaataatttatttcctGGTGAAAGCACAGATACCGATAGAGAAAGCGTGCTGAATCTCCAGGCCTTTCCTCCAGACAAGATCCTACCTTATGTCAAACTTCCCAACCCATCCAACCCTTGAAGTGAACTTGGTTGAGACACCCGAAGGTCCATGACTTTGTGGCCAGTCACAGATACTAGACCAAGCTAGATTACTGGTGGCCACCCCCTGCATTTTAACAACCAAAGTCTTGGTCTCTGCTGGATGTGATATCTCAAGAGAATGGACAAAAACTGTGAAGTGATGCCATCCCCATAACCATTTGGGGCTAGCCAactggcaggcagggcaggattgAAGTGGGTTTTTCTCAGGGTATGTATAGGAATCACCTTCTGTCTAGTGTAACCCACAGAACAGTTCTGAGCGTCTCTCCTGACCCTTGCAATGAGCAGCAGTTCAGCTATGCTCGGCAGTGGGTGAGAAGGTAAGAGGCTTGGACTGCTTCAAGACTAGGGTGGGAGGACCTGTATCTATGGAACATGCTCCTGCTGCAGAACTCATAAAGAGGCAAGTGTGAGCTTGTAGCTCAGGACTTGACAAATAGGCTTGACAGGTCCAGATTCTAAAAGGACTCTTGTACCTTTAAGAGCTGCAAGGACGGGCACATTCTACCAGGGCTGCCTCTTAGTGTCCATTGCAGTCCTGGTGAGAAAGCCACAACGGGCAAAACTCTGAATGCTGTGAAGCTCTTAAAGGTACGGAAGCCCTTTCAGGGTCTGtacatagggctctgtggtcaggagtcgacacagactctgacggcacactttattttacataGCAATTTAAGATGAAAGTAACAGGAAGTAAGACTGATGGGTAGGGTATGAAAAAATGTAAAGTTTAATTGTGATGCCCCCTTTATAAAAGCAAGGATACCATTGGTTAGGAATTAATGCATCTATGAACTGTGCAATGAAAATCCAATTCAAGTAAACAGGAAATATGTTAGTATTGGGCAGTAGCCACCAGTCTAGAGGCTAGATCAGAATACAGTTTTGAAAGGGATGGATGTCTATCCAGCTGCATAGTCATTCCTTATGGTCTATAAACAACAGGGGCTCAATCCTGCTCCAGTCCCTCTCCTATCCCTGCCTGTCAATGCAAAAGGGTCACACAGTCCAGTCGGTGATATAACACCAACCCACCAAAAGTATCTGCCTTGTACAGTTGCCAGCCCGGTTtagtatgtgcacacacactaagCCAGAAGCATGAGAATGGAAGCTGCCACATAGATACGCCATAAATTGGAGTACTAAGGGACATGACTCCATATGCTTAAACAAGACTGCTGTTGAAATCCAGAAGTTCACTTTGCTACACAGAGGTAAAGAGGGCTGGAGAAAACTAAGGTCAGCCACTCCAGGAGTCAAAAAGAGGTTGCAAGCTGTCCCACtaaggtgctacaagactcttGGATCTCCCCATGTATTTAATCCAGAAGTATATTTATGCCTTAAATTATGTTGACAAATTAACAGAGGGAAGGAGGCGACTGGGTTCTCCAAGAGGCCTCTTTGACATGAGGCTTCTATTATCTAATCAGGGTCATCTCTCTGTTAATTGGGGAACTTCCTTCATGCAAAACAGCATGATCTATAACTTGCTCGATgtccctttcctccccaccccaagcttCATACAGTGACAAAAATGGAATATTTATAATCTTGAAACACCTTTTTAtgcttgggttttaaaaaatgatccaACAGAATCAACCCATGTCAATATCGAGAATAAAGGCCAGATTGTCAGTAACTGATGAGCACTCACATTTCTAGAAGAGATCAGCTCTGGTTTAAGAAGCTGACATCTGGCCAAAGGCTGATTCCTCAATGAAGGGAGCCATTGACACAGATCCCTATTATGTGGGGACATTATCTGCTTCCCAAAGGTCCATTTTCTCTGGGCCTCCATGGTTAAACATCTTCCACTTTCCTTTGATCTACTTGCTCCTATATCCAGGTCAAGACCATCTGATTTAGGGGGAAACTATACATTACACTTGACAAGAGTCTGCCATTCAAAATGGTGTTGAATTCTCCCAGTTCCTCTGTAATGTTGAGGCACACTGCATTTTGTTATACCCATTTGCATGTTTCCCCACTCCTCTGCATCaatcaccagctgccactggcggAGGCTAGGAAACACCCAACATCGTAACATTCAGAAAAGTGTGTCTAAATATCCTGGGGAGAAGGGGGCTGTTATTAAGCAAAAACACCAGGCAGCATTCAGCATTTGTGTCAAAGAGAGGCACATTGTGCCAGCATCAGAAGGGCAAAATAATGTTCTAAATACTGCTTTCTCTGTGCCATAACTCGAATGGCTTTTTTTAATGGTTGgattttgcttgtttttaatttaataaagaataaaatataagctatgttgtggggtggggggaatgctcaAAGCAACTTGATCTTTATGTTCGGAGGAAAGCACAATCAGGTGCTACTGTACCACAATTCAAATAAAATTGCACTCATACTGCCTGAAATATAGCTCTTTCTGCATTAGGCCTTTACAGTTGCTCAACAGCCTCACAGGCATATTGGGTTGAGCATAAAGtctgtatttattaattaaaatctgACCTTTGGCCACAAAACAGGCCTCTAGTGGAGCCCACAACAGTTTTAATACATCATTCAAAATCACACAATAAATCAATTTTAGAACacacaaaggctgttctcacaatcagcactAGAAGCCCTGGGGTGTAGCTACTGGTGGGCGGGCCTGTGTTTGTCCACCCTCCCTGGTTccaggaagggagaaaggaggaagcccctgttcagagttttcctcctttcccaccGCCCAGGGAGCTGGCTGCTTGTGGAGCAGCTGGGCGGGGAGCAGCAAGCTGTGAGTGAGCGGCTGGAGTGGACAGCTGGTCaacaggggagggggctgggggaggcAAGAGTCAGCTCCCAGATGCTGGgcagctcatgttctttgaacacacCTAGGGATGTACTCCACCGCTTTTCTAGGTGCGGCACTCGCTGTTCAGAAGGCCACGTGTGGTTGCAGCACTGCTCCCTGTGtatatgtggtggccatttgcgtggtcagcatgcaACACCATGCTGAACTCACAAATAGCCACTGTGCATTCAATGCTGCATGCAGAACAGCAAGCAccgtgcccagaaaagcagtgagGCGGCTTACCTGCTCTTTACCTGCTTACCTGCTCTTTAAAGGAACCaacccctgccccaccaaaccagtttgaatgccggcatccaaactggttcaggcacatccctaaacacATCCGCCTAATTTTagctctgtccctgagaagcctcctaccctaatttgggagccatGGACACTCCTGATTGGCCATTGTGAGAgttctacaagcaaggtaggaggaaggggaaatgatcGCCTGTGAACTGGGTACAGAGGTGGGCAGCAGTGGTGAGCCCAGAACTTGTACCAACCTCcagagggagggtggagggaatgcacttcctgcaccTCCCACCTCTGCACGCAGCtcactttccccttcctcctaccttgcttgtagaatccCCACAATGGCCAATTGGGAGTGTGCGTGGCTCCCAAATTAGGTAGGCTTCTCCCAACATaatgctgattgtgagaacagccctacgaAATCAAACAGAGAAGGCAGAAACAATAGTAGAATCACTGCTACTGGTCTGCAGGATGCAGCCACAGAGAATGTTAGGTGTCTTTTAGGGCAGTGCTACCTTACTTGCAAATAATACATTCTCAGGATGGATCACTTAAAGCCCTACCTGTTTAAGTGATCCTGAGTATGTTCATTCCTTTTCTACAATACATAGTCCATCCACAATGAATGTTGGTGAGGTCCAAAACGAACCCATGTGAACTACATGTGGTCACATCCCAAAATCCTCTGCAACAGAGAGGAATTCTGGGGCAGACATGCCTTGGTGAATGTTGATGTGGAAAGGCTCCTGGAAAGTAAAAACTCTGTTAGGGAACAGGCAATATACTATTGCAGATCAGAATTTCATGTTAAATAACATTGTGTAATATGGTAAAATAAAAGTTGTCAGATAAAGAAATCAAAAATCATTGGATGCCAAACACAAGTTATCCCGTGTCCAGAGAATATTTAAAGAATATTCATACTACAGCATAAGCCTGAGTCAATCGCCTTGCAATGTCATCAGAGAACACTTGAAGAAGAATGTTCTTCTCCAAGAAGACAAATTTGTTCCAGCTCTAGCTGAATACATTCCCCcataaaagattttaaaaatctgtatgtATACAAAACTAAACTATCAAAGAGAAGACTAGGCCAGAACTCTTTcccctgacatctagttttctatgtacAGGAAGTGTTGGTATCTGGAGTAGCCTGCAGTCATGCAAGCCCCAACTTGCTGGCTGAAGTGGCCGGCCGAAGGTATTACTACCTCATCTGTGTTTGTGTCGACCAGGCCTATCTGGGATCCAGTGAAGCTCTTTCAGAATACTGTAGGTGCCATGTGCTCTCTGCACAGTggaggccctttcatgaggtgtggtgaagcagctgcctcaggcagcagattactggccAGCAGGGTGGTCCGCCTCAATAACTAGAGTAGCAAGCGCTTGAGGACTGCTCTCAG
Above is a window of Hemicordylus capensis ecotype Gifberg chromosome 2, rHemCap1.1.pri, whole genome shotgun sequence DNA encoding:
- the SP7 gene encoding transcription factor Sp7 isoform X2; the encoded protein is MGDSYTATFPNGNGLMSPSTSPQASTTYSNDYSPFSHSFPASPTSQDPSSLLVSKGHPSPDCLPSVYTSLDMAHPYGSWYKAGIHPGISTSSSNPTASWWDMHSNSNWLSSQPQSDGLQSSLQSMPSQAPISPQLPSYTSDFTTLNPAPYPAVGITSSSHLLPSGQHVLPQEMYKPKPVANNSLMEGGIGLKSGRGSSFGSTAGRSTCDCPNCQELERLGASAASLRKKPIHSCHIPGCGKVYGKASHLKAHLRWHTGERPFVCNWLFCGKRFTRSDELERHVRTHTREKKFTCLLCNKRFTRSDHLSKHQKTHNEMGVSKPPEGEAEREEASTVASSPNTTMQDGLPGEEKDATSPEQSNLLEI
- the SP7 gene encoding transcription factor Sp7 isoform X1 is translated as MSGHVISTPRPATIILCGEEEARDGSSHLALLTDTRNKLDSSSLHQNSSPSGRAENSLGKKPDIWGVESFAPKLWSTEGMGDSYTATFPNGNGLMSPSTSPQASTTYSNDYSPFSHSFPASPTSQDPSSLLVSKGHPSPDCLPSVYTSLDMAHPYGSWYKAGIHPGISTSSSNPTASWWDMHSNSNWLSSQPQSDGLQSSLQSMPSQAPISPQLPSYTSDFTTLNPAPYPAVGITSSSHLLPSGQHVLPQEMYKPKPVANNSLMEGGIGLKSGRGSSFGSTAGRSTCDCPNCQELERLGASAASLRKKPIHSCHIPGCGKVYGKASHLKAHLRWHTGERPFVCNWLFCGKRFTRSDELERHVRTHTREKKFTCLLCNKRFTRSDHLSKHQKTHNEMGVSKPPEGEAEREEASTVASSPNTTMQDGLPGEEKDATSPEQSNLLEI